One window of the Mixophyes fleayi isolate aMixFle1 chromosome 6, aMixFle1.hap1, whole genome shotgun sequence genome contains the following:
- the CYB561 gene encoding transmembrane ascorbate-dependent reductase CYB561, with protein sequence MDDSLARHNTGLMPYLVAASQILGVAALAVTGTWLSQYRGGFSWDGPQQFNVHPICMVLGMVFLCGDALLVYRVFRHESKKATKILHGALHMLALIISVVGIIAVFQFHKKKDIPDMYSLHSWLGITTFTLYILQWICGFVMFFVPGIAFAYKSRFKPLHVFLGLSLLVSTIATCLLGLTEKLLFALPEEYSKLPAEGVLCNTLGLLLVAFGLVMSYILTRDEWRRPPLPEEQALSIDFKTLTEGESPNEP encoded by the exons ATGGATGACTCGCTTGCACGTCACAACACGGGCTTGATGCCATATTTGGTGGCTGCCTCTCAGATCCTGGGAGTGGCGGCATTAGCGGTCACAGGGACATGGCTCTCTCAGTATAGAGGGGGGTTTTCCTGGGACGGACCTCAGCAATTCAATGTCCATCCCATTTGCATGGTGCTGGGAATGGTTTTCTTGTGTGGGGACG CGCTGCTGGTATATCGAGTGTTCAGACATGAGTCCAAGAAGGCAACCAAGATCCTTCATGGAGCATTGCACATGCTGGCACTGATCATCTCGGTTGTGG GGATCATTGCGGTCTTCCAGTTCCACAAAAAGAAAGACATTCCAGATATGTACAGCCTGCACAGCTGGTTAGGCATTACCACGTTCACCCTCTATATTCTGCAG TGGATATGCGGCTTTGTTATGTTCTTTGTGCCTGGCATAGCTTTTGCATACAAGAGTCGTTTTAAGCCACTACATGTGTTCCTGGGCTTAAGTCTGCTGGTGAGCACCATTGCCACGTGCCTGCTTGGCCTCACAGAAAAACTTCTCTTCGCACTCCC AGAGGAGTACTCCAAGCTACCAGCAGAGGGCGTGCTTTGCAACACCTTAGGATTATTGCTTGTGGCATTTGGGCTGGTGATGAGCTATATCCTTACACGAGATGAATGGAGGCGACCGCCATTACCAGAGGAGCAGGCTCTCTCTATTGACTTTAAAACTCTGACAGAAGGAGAGAGCCCAAATGAGCCCTGA